Proteins encoded together in one Hydrogenobacter hydrogenophilus window:
- a CDS encoding molybdenum cofactor biosynthesis protein MoaE gives MVPNVYIGVEWIGAERILSHYSVPQDCGASVIFLGIARSAPEDGDVKELHYEAFPEMAIKVMQEIREEAIKLFSVKEIFIHHRLGVVKVGEPSFLVCVFGGHRDETFKACRYVVDEVKKRAPIWKKEVFSDGRGQWVLGA, from the coding sequence ATGGTTCCCAATGTTTATATAGGTGTAGAGTGGATAGGTGCAGAGAGAATTTTATCTCATTACAGTGTTCCTCAGGATTGTGGAGCAAGCGTTATTTTTTTAGGTATAGCAAGATCTGCTCCAGAAGACGGCGATGTAAAAGAACTACATTATGAAGCCTTTCCTGAGATGGCTATAAAAGTTATGCAAGAGATAAGGGAGGAGGCCATTAAACTCTTTTCAGTAAAGGAGATATTTATTCACCATAGACTTGGTGTTGTAAAGGTAGGAGAGCCTTCATTTCTGGTCTGTGTCTTTGGTGGACACAGAGATGAGACTTTCAAAGCGTGCAGGTATGTGGTGGACGAGGTGAAAAAGAGAGCTCCCATATGGAAAAAGGAGGTGTTTTCTGACGGCAGAGGACAGTGGGTGCTTGGAGCATGA
- the coaBC gene encoding bifunctional phosphopantothenoylcysteine decarboxylase/phosphopantothenate--cysteine ligase CoaBC — protein sequence MTKVLIGVSSSIAIYKVCDLIRSLRKKNYQVRVIMTPFSEKFISKLTFEALSGHKAYSQWEDDPLAHINLARWCDVFLIAPCSINTLSKIALGIGDNLLTSTVLAYIGKLLIAPAGNVSMYTNPIVKEHINKLKSLGHIIIEPEEGKLVCEEEGQGKLASEERILDWIEYAIRPKPLKNKKVLITCGATREYIDQVRFISNSSSGKMGFALASAFRWYGADVKVIAGFTTAEEPPEVEIYRVISTRDMYQKVMELRDWADIIVMNSAVSDFTPAMRYTGKIKKTERINLELVKTPDILEELGKDKKGKLLIGFSLEEEKDLLKNSWEKLKRKNLDMLIANPLEVMDREFHVGYILYADGREEQIEFTQKQISAETIVKRVINLLNGYGV from the coding sequence ATGACAAAAGTTCTCATTGGCGTATCTTCAAGCATTGCCATATATAAGGTTTGCGACCTTATAAGGTCCCTGCGGAAAAAGAACTACCAAGTCAGAGTTATCATGACCCCCTTTTCCGAAAAGTTCATAAGCAAGCTTACCTTTGAAGCTCTCAGCGGTCATAAGGCTTATTCCCAATGGGAAGATGACCCTTTGGCGCACATAAACCTCGCAAGATGGTGCGATGTTTTCCTTATAGCTCCCTGCAGTATAAACACGCTATCCAAGATAGCTCTCGGGATAGGTGATAACCTTCTTACATCCACTGTTCTTGCATATATTGGAAAGCTTCTAATAGCACCAGCAGGCAATGTTTCCATGTACACAAACCCCATTGTAAAAGAACACATAAACAAGCTGAAGTCTTTGGGACACATTATCATAGAACCAGAAGAGGGAAAACTCGTCTGTGAAGAAGAAGGACAGGGAAAGCTGGCAAGCGAAGAGAGAATTCTCGATTGGATAGAGTACGCAATAAGACCAAAACCTTTAAAGAACAAAAAAGTCCTCATCACGTGCGGTGCCACAAGGGAATACATAGACCAAGTGCGTTTTATATCTAACTCCTCCAGCGGTAAAATGGGATTTGCCTTAGCAAGCGCTTTCAGATGGTACGGTGCGGATGTAAAAGTAATAGCAGGTTTTACCACAGCTGAGGAACCCCCAGAAGTTGAGATATATAGAGTCATATCCACACGGGATATGTACCAGAAAGTGATGGAGCTAAGAGATTGGGCTGACATAATTGTTATGAATTCAGCTGTTTCGGACTTTACTCCTGCTATGAGATATACAGGTAAAATTAAAAAAACAGAAAGGATAAACCTTGAGCTTGTAAAAACACCAGACATTCTTGAAGAGCTTGGAAAAGACAAGAAAGGAAAGCTTTTAATAGGCTTTTCCCTTGAGGAGGAGAAGGATCTTTTGAAAAACAGCTGGGAAAAACTAAAAAGAAAAAACCTTGACATGCTAATAGCTAACCCTTTGGAGGTTATGGATAGGGAGTTTCACGTGGGATACATACTCTATGCGGATGGTAGAGAGGAACAGATAGAGTTTACACAAAAACAGATCTCTGCGGAAACCATAGTAAAGAGAGTTATAAACTTATTAAATGGTTACGGGGTGTAG